From a single Okeanomitos corallinicola TIOX110 genomic region:
- the murD gene encoding UDP-N-acetylmuramoyl-L-alanine--D-glutamate ligase → MPEAFVIGLGKSGIAAARLLKQEGWEVEISDSSTSPNLLEQQQQLAQEQITVNLGHTPDLENSDLPKLIVVSPGVPWDIPILRKARDLGIETIGEMEFAWRHLQNIPWVAITGTNGKTTTTALTAAIFQSAGFNAPACGNIGYAACEVALAAEKPDWVIGELSSYQIESSVTLAPRIGIWTTFTPDHLARHQTLENYYNIKAKLLNNSQLQIFNGDDIYLHKIGLNHWPDAYWTSVKGAEFLIGEKGFYIENGWVIEKLSANSQTQQIVKVSALKMVGEHNLQNLLVSVGAARLAGIEIEAICRAVSEFPGVPHRLEHICTWSGIDFINDSKATNYDAAEVGLASVQSPAILIAGGEAKAGDDTAWLNKIKDKTAAVLLIGNAANAFAQRLEAVGYGNFEIVETMDKAVIKSVELAKKYQASVVLLSPACASFDQYPNFEIRGEHFRELCLKLMRKKREN, encoded by the coding sequence ATGCCAGAAGCCTTTGTGATTGGATTGGGAAAGTCCGGTATTGCTGCGGCAAGATTGTTGAAACAGGAAGGTTGGGAGGTAGAAATAAGCGATAGTAGCACCTCCCCAAACCTCCTGGAACAACAACAACAACTTGCACAGGAACAAATTACCGTCAACTTAGGACACACACCAGACCTTGAAAATTCAGATTTACCGAAATTAATAGTTGTCAGTCCTGGTGTACCTTGGGATATTCCCATCTTACGCAAAGCAAGAGATTTAGGAATAGAAACTATCGGGGAAATGGAATTTGCATGGAGACATTTGCAAAACATTCCTTGGGTAGCAATTACAGGTACAAACGGTAAAACCACCACCACAGCTTTAACTGCTGCCATATTCCAATCTGCGGGATTTAATGCCCCTGCCTGTGGTAACATCGGTTACGCTGCTTGTGAAGTAGCTTTAGCAGCAGAAAAACCAGATTGGGTAATTGGTGAACTGAGTAGTTATCAAATAGAATCTTCAGTAACTCTTGCACCGAGAATTGGTATTTGGACAACTTTTACCCCAGATCATTTAGCCCGTCATCAAACATTAGAAAATTACTATAATATTAAAGCTAAACTGTTAAATAATTCCCAGTTGCAAATATTTAATGGTGACGATATTTATTTACACAAAATTGGTTTAAATCATTGGCCAGATGCTTATTGGACAAGTGTGAAAGGGGCAGAATTTTTAATAGGTGAAAAAGGCTTTTACATAGAAAATGGTTGGGTGATAGAAAAACTATCTGCAAATTCACAAACTCAGCAAATTGTCAAAGTTTCCGCTTTAAAAATGGTAGGAGAACATAACCTCCAAAATTTATTAGTATCAGTAGGTGCAGCAAGGTTAGCAGGAATTGAGATTGAAGCTATTTGTCGTGCAGTCAGTGAATTTCCTGGTGTTCCCCATCGCTTAGAACATATTTGTACATGGTCAGGAATTGACTTTATTAATGATAGTAAAGCCACAAATTATGATGCAGCAGAAGTTGGTTTAGCATCGGTACAAAGTCCGGCGATTTTAATAGCTGGTGGAGAAGCAAAAGCCGGAGATGATACAGCTTGGTTAAATAAAATCAAAGATAAAACTGCTGCTGTTTTGCTTATTGGTAATGCTGCAAATGCTTTTGCTCAAAGGTTAGAAGCAGTGGGATATGGTAATTTTGAAATTGTGGAAACAATGGATAAAGCTGTAATTAAGTCCGTAGAATTAGCGAAAAAATATCAAGCTTCGGTGGTGTTATTATCTCCAGCTTGTGCTAGTTTTGATCAGTATCCTAATTTTGAAATTAGGGGTGAGCATTTTCGGGAATTGTGTTTAAAGTTGATGAGGAAGAAAAGGGAGAACTAA
- the glyS gene encoding glycine--tRNA ligase subunit beta, producing MTAFLLEVGTEELPASFLSNAILQWRSRIPQTLEANSLQAETVEVYGTPRRLAVLITGLPSQQPDKEEEIKGPPAQAAFKDGQPTKAAEGFAKKQGVELSALEIRATDKGDFVFVQKKTPGRPVADILTELVPQWVWSLEGKRLMRWGSGDGRFSRPIRWLVALLDGDVLPLELNNGEKIVKSDRISQAHRVLHPESITISHATEYVDNLRSGYVIVKPEEREKIITDQVKTTVQILGGFTEIYPDLLTETTNLVEYPTAVVGKFEEEFLKLPTEVSTTVMVTHQRYFPVFKTSQNKDLLPFFVTVSNGDPTKSDVIAVGNARVIKARLADGRFFYDADLAKPLESFLPQLEKVTFQEDLGSVRAKVERVVNIANLISQQLQLGNSESQKIQRAALLCKADLVTQMVYEFPELQGIMGEKYALASGEDAEVARAIFEHYLPRNADDIFPQTLTGQIVGLADRLDTLISIFGLGLIPTGSSDPFALRRAANAIINITWFANLQINLEQLLTQIATNFASTFNKNAKSLISTLQEFFLQRIRTLLQEEKQIDYDLVNAVLGENDPEYTERALQDLLDVRDRAIYLQQIRNDGTLDKIYETVNRSTRLAAQGDLDYQQLAPKTLINSELFQKSSESAFYNALVELVPQTQTAQQTRNYQLLIAALEKIAPTVSKFFDGEDSVLVMDSNPDIKRNRLNLLGLLRNHARVLADFGAIVKNL from the coding sequence ATGACTGCATTTTTATTAGAAGTTGGTACAGAAGAACTACCCGCAAGTTTTCTGAGTAATGCCATATTACAATGGCGATCGCGCATTCCTCAAACTCTGGAAGCTAACAGTTTACAAGCGGAAACCGTAGAAGTTTATGGAACTCCCCGACGGTTAGCGGTTCTCATCACCGGTTTACCATCCCAACAACCAGACAAAGAAGAAGAAATTAAAGGACCACCTGCACAAGCAGCATTTAAAGATGGTCAACCCACAAAAGCAGCAGAAGGTTTCGCTAAAAAACAAGGTGTAGAACTGTCAGCTTTAGAAATTCGTGCTACGGATAAAGGTGATTTTGTCTTTGTTCAGAAAAAGACACCAGGACGGCCAGTTGCAGACATTTTGACAGAACTTGTACCCCAGTGGGTTTGGAGTTTGGAAGGAAAGCGGTTAATGCGGTGGGGAAGCGGTGATGGTAGGTTTTCCCGTCCTATTCGCTGGTTAGTTGCTTTGTTAGATGGGGACGTTTTACCCTTAGAATTAAACAACGGTGAAAAGATAGTTAAGAGTGATAGAATTTCTCAAGCACATCGCGTTTTACATCCCGAATCAATCACTATTTCCCACGCAACCGAATATGTAGATAACCTCCGTTCTGGTTATGTAATTGTGAAACCAGAAGAACGGGAAAAAATTATTACAGACCAAGTTAAAACCACAGTCCAAATATTAGGCGGTTTCACAGAAATTTACCCAGACTTATTAACAGAAACTACTAATTTAGTAGAATATCCTACAGCAGTAGTTGGTAAATTTGAAGAAGAATTTCTCAAATTACCCACCGAAGTTTCGACTACAGTTATGGTGACACATCAGCGTTACTTTCCCGTTTTTAAAACTTCCCAAAATAAAGACCTGTTACCATTTTTTGTCACAGTTTCTAACGGAGATCCCACAAAATCAGATGTCATTGCTGTCGGAAATGCCAGAGTAATTAAAGCGCGGTTAGCAGATGGGAGATTTTTCTATGATGCTGATTTAGCTAAACCCTTAGAAAGCTTTTTACCCCAATTAGAAAAAGTCACATTTCAAGAAGATTTAGGTTCAGTTCGTGCCAAAGTTGAGAGAGTAGTTAATATTGCTAATCTCATCTCTCAACAACTGCAATTAGGAAATAGTGAAAGTCAAAAAATCCAACGTGCAGCTTTATTATGTAAAGCCGATTTAGTCACCCAAATGGTCTATGAATTTCCAGAATTACAAGGAATAATGGGTGAAAAATACGCACTAGCAAGTGGTGAAGATGCAGAAGTAGCAAGAGCGATTTTTGAACATTATTTACCTAGAAATGCTGATGACATTTTTCCCCAAACATTAACAGGACAAATAGTAGGTTTAGCAGATAGACTAGATACATTAATTAGTATCTTTGGTTTAGGTTTAATTCCCACAGGTTCATCAGATCCCTTTGCATTACGTCGCGCTGCTAATGCAATTATTAATATTACCTGGTTTGCGAATTTACAGATTAATTTAGAACAGCTATTAACCCAAATAGCGACAAACTTTGCATCTACATTTAACAAAAATGCCAAATCTTTGATTTCCACATTACAAGAATTTTTCTTACAAAGGATTCGCACCTTATTACAAGAAGAAAAACAGATAGATTATGACTTGGTAAATGCGGTTTTAGGAGAAAATGATCCAGAATACACAGAACGCGCATTACAGGATTTATTAGATGTACGCGATCGCGCAATTTATTTACAACAAATCCGCAACGATGGTACATTAGATAAAATCTACGAAACCGTTAACCGTTCTACCCGTTTAGCTGCACAAGGAGATTTAGACTATCAACAATTAGCACCAAAAACATTAATTAATTCCGAATTATTCCAAAAATCATCTGAATCTGCATTTTACAACGCCTTAGTAGAATTAGTCCCCCAAACCCAAACCGCACAACAAACACGCAACTATCAACTATTAATAGCCGCACTAGAAAAAATTGCCCCTACAGTCAGCAAATTCTTTGATGGTGAAGATAGCGTGTTAGTCATGGATTCCAACCCAGATATTAAGCGAAATCGTTTAAATTTGCTGGGATTATTGCGAAATCATGCCCGTGTTTTAGCCGACTTTGGGGCAATTGTCAAAAATCTGTAG
- a CDS encoding ATP-binding protein has translation MLKRIYIDNFQCLVNFELNFDSINLFLGGNGSGKSTVFDVLWRLQFFILGLSKVEGVFQGFTRTRWQTLPIQRFEIEIDGNGGTYKYELSIEHNQEQSYVRHENLSFNNQILLNFEMGEVQTFNDDYTAGPKYPFDWSQSILPFFLPRHDNTKLTWFKKRMERFIIVRIIPSIMSPISEQEQILLNPAMDNYVSWYRYISQDQGKVAELIQVLKQILNGFVSFKFEQSGDKYTFLKLRFANDSDRKNIIEYGFGELSDGQRILIALYTLIYCTKSEDYTLCIDEPENFLALPEIQPWLRQLYDFCDEEKLQSLLISHHPECINYLLASPIGYWFERQSNAPVRVRKISNEEADDAGLKISELIARGWLK, from the coding sequence ATGTTAAAGCGTATTTATATTGATAATTTTCAGTGCTTGGTAAATTTTGAATTGAATTTTGATTCTATTAATTTATTTCTTGGTGGTAATGGTTCAGGTAAGTCAACTGTGTTTGATGTTTTATGGAGGTTGCAATTTTTTATCCTTGGTTTATCTAAAGTAGAGGGAGTTTTTCAAGGTTTCACACGCACTCGTTGGCAGACTTTACCAATTCAGAGGTTTGAGATAGAAATTGATGGTAATGGAGGTACTTACAAATATGAATTATCAATTGAACACAATCAAGAACAGAGCTATGTTAGGCATGAAAATTTAAGCTTTAATAATCAAATATTATTGAATTTTGAAATGGGAGAAGTACAAACATTTAATGATGATTATACAGCAGGACCAAAATATCCTTTTGATTGGTCACAATCTATATTACCTTTCTTCCTTCCAAGGCATGATAATACAAAGTTAACATGGTTCAAAAAAAGAATGGAGCGATTTATTATCGTCAGGATTATTCCCTCTATAATGTCTCCAATCAGTGAACAAGAACAAATATTATTAAATCCTGCTATGGATAATTATGTCTCTTGGTATCGTTACATTTCACAAGATCAGGGCAAAGTAGCAGAATTAATACAGGTACTTAAACAAATCTTAAATGGTTTTGTGAGTTTTAAATTTGAACAATCTGGAGATAAATATACATTTCTGAAATTAAGATTCGCCAATGATTCAGATCGAAAAAACATAATTGAATATGGATTTGGTGAATTATCAGATGGACAAAGAATTTTGATTGCTCTGTATACTCTTATCTATTGCACTAAATCAGAAGATTATACCCTTTGCATTGATGAACCAGAAAACTTTTTAGCACTTCCAGAAATTCAACCTTGGTTAAGACAACTATATGATTTTTGTGATGAGGAAAAACTACAATCTTTATTAATTTCCCATCATCCTGAATGTATTAATTACCTGTTAGCTTCACCAATTGGTTATTGGTTTGAACGTCAGAGTAATGCACCTGTGAGAGTCAGAAAAATTAGTAATGAAGAAGCTGATGATGCAGGATTAAAAATTTCTGAACTAATTGCACGAGGATGGTTAAAATGA
- a CDS encoding 2'-5' RNA ligase family protein, with the protein MNRFFIAILPPQHIQDYANDIKQYFVDNYDSRGAQNSPPHITLQPPFIMADREISILETFLENFAKNQNYLPIELDGFAAFPPRVIYMNVIKNQALLTLQSNLVNDVEGKLGIVSKGRNNHSFHPHLTVARRDLKKSDFYTAWDKFKERQVYFEFVAENITLLLHDGKKWNVKSEFSLFTD; encoded by the coding sequence ATGAATCGTTTTTTTATTGCTATTCTTCCACCCCAACATATTCAGGACTACGCTAACGACATTAAACAATATTTTGTTGATAATTATGATAGTCGTGGCGCTCAAAATTCTCCTCCACATATTACCCTCCAACCACCTTTTATAATGGCAGATCGGGAAATCTCAATTTTAGAAACTTTTTTGGAAAATTTCGCCAAAAATCAAAATTATTTACCTATCGAATTGGATGGTTTTGCAGCTTTTCCACCTCGTGTTATATACATGAATGTGATTAAAAATCAAGCACTTTTAACATTACAATCAAACTTAGTTAATGATGTAGAAGGTAAATTAGGAATAGTTAGTAAAGGTAGAAATAATCATTCTTTTCATCCTCATTTAACTGTAGCGCGGAGAGATTTAAAAAAGTCTGATTTTTATACAGCTTGGGATAAATTTAAAGAACGTCAGGTATATTTTGAATTTGTGGCTGAAAATATCACTTTACTGCTGCATGACGGGAAAAAGTGGAATGTGAAATCAGAGTTTTCTTTATTTACTGATTGA
- a CDS encoding YciI family protein encodes MPWFVKIETGMVDKRIFDQYVPAHTAYVKELIDKGHKAKTGYWAEKGGGMMLFEAASMDEAKAIVAADPLVANGCVNYQLHEWKIVVE; translated from the coding sequence ATGCCTTGGTTTGTTAAAATTGAAACGGGTATGGTGGATAAACGCATCTTTGATCAGTACGTACCAGCCCATACAGCCTACGTAAAAGAGTTAATAGACAAAGGACACAAAGCCAAAACAGGTTATTGGGCAGAAAAAGGGGGAGGGATGATGTTATTTGAGGCCGCATCAATGGATGAAGCAAAGGCGATAGTAGCCGCAGATCCCTTAGTAGCCAACGGTTGTGTCAATTATCAGCTACACGAATGGAAAATTGTTGTCGAATAA